The following are from one region of the Silene latifolia isolate original U9 population chromosome 9, ASM4854445v1, whole genome shotgun sequence genome:
- the LOC141601107 gene encoding protein FAR1-RELATED SEQUENCE 5-like has translation MLFYKIYAIACKFEERKSSTKRFKDGIIRTKCMVCHRQCFNNRKNRPPKADAKITTVETGDKTKAGTISANRKTKTAKTSTKKGGGGGAGAGEAESSNKQSGTRITRIKREFEKLDVNINQLNEYHKKLIIQNSRLNVGASLTNKLCKEQAEGFENVGATLTQFKNFQREVKCLLNGKDGHMFISRLEILRETKGLVFSYETDADSALTRIFWTNADSIRCYALFGDAISFDPTYGTNKYNMKFTSFTGIGNHKKSITFGCVLLDHEDDDSFIWAFQQFMKAMGGKEPNYIISDQDAGIINAVPDVFGISYFCETAVFKKARHRFCMWHIMKKVTDKVGCTICKETDFLSRLNNVVWSEDLEPEEFEEN, from the exons atgttgttctataaaatttatgctattGCTTGTAAGTTTGAAGAAAGGAAGTCTTCAACTAAGAGGTTTAAAGATGGTATTATTCGAACAAAATGCATGGTTTGTCATCGTCAATGTTTTAATAACAGGAAAAATCGTCCTCCCAAAGCTGATGCAAAAATAACAACCGTTGAAACTGGTGACAAAACAAAAGCTGGTACAATAAGtgcaaatagaaaaacaaaaactGCTAAAACCAGTACGAAAAAGGGTGGAGGTGGAGGTGCTGGTGCAGGTGAAGCTGAGAGTTCCAATAAGCAAAGTGGTACAAGAATAACTAGAATTAAAAG ggaatttgagaaacttgaTGTTAATATAAATCAACTGAACGAATATCATAAGAAATTGATTATCCAAAATTCGAGATTGAATGTCGGGGCTAGTTTAACAAACAAATTATGCAAGGAACAAGCAGAGGGTTTCGAAAATGTTGGAGCTACTCTTACGCAGTTCAAGAATTTCCAAAGGGAAGTAAAGTGTCTACTTAATGGCAAGGATGGACATATGTTCATCTCTCGTTTAGAAATCCTCCGAGAAACAAAAGGGTTGGTATTTTCATATGAAACAGATGCTGACAGTGCTTTGACAAGAATTTTTTGGACAAATGCGGATTCCATCAGATGTTACGCATTGTTTGGTGATGCTATTTCATTCGATCCAACCTATGGAACGaacaaatataacatgaaattTACATCTTTCACTGGCATTGGCAATCACAAAAAGTCAATAACTTTTGGATGTGTGCTTTTAGATCATGAAGACGATGACTCATTTATTTGGGCATTTCAGCAGTTCATGAAAGCAATGGGTGGCAAAGAACCCAATTACATCATCAGTGACCAAGATGCCGGAATAATAAATGCAGTTCCAGATGTGTTTGGAATATCTTACTTTTGTGAAACTG CCGTGTTCAAAAAAGCAAGACATCgcttttgcatgtggcacattatgAAGAAAGTAACAGACAAGGTTGGGTGCACAATTTGCAAAGAGACTGATTTCTTAAGTCGTCTGAACAATGTTGTCTGGAGCGAGGACTTGGAGCCTGAGGAATTTGAAGAGAATTAG